A stretch of Melospiza georgiana isolate bMelGeo1 unplaced genomic scaffold, bMelGeo1.pri scaffold_29, whole genome shotgun sequence DNA encodes these proteins:
- the LOC131096464 gene encoding olfactory receptor 14A16-like, which produces MSNSSSISHFLLLALADTRQLQLLHFCLLLGISLAALLGNGLIISAVACSHHLHTPMFFFLLNLALSDLGSICTTVPKAMHNSLWDTRDISYTGCAAQLFFFLFFIGAEFYLLTVMCYDRYVSICKPLHYGTLLGTRACAHMAAAAWASAFLHALLHTANTFSLPLCHGNALGQFFCEIPQILKLSCSHSNLRELGLLAVTVFLVFGCFVFIVFSYMQIFRAVLRIPSEQGRHKAFSTCLPHLAVVSLFVSTGIFAYLKPPSMSSPSLDVAVTVLYSVVPPALNPLIYSLRNQELKAAVWRLMTRQCKKH; this is translated from the coding sequence atgtccaacagcagctccatcagccacttcctgctgctggcattagcagacacgcggcagctgcagctcctgcacttctgcctcttgctgggcatctccctggctgccctcctgggcaacggcctcatcatcagtgccgtagcctgcagccaccacctgcacacgcccatgttcttcttcctgctcaacctggccctcagcgacctgggctccatctgcaccactgtccccaaagccatgcacaattccctctgggacaccagggacatctcctacactggatgtgctgctcagctctttttctttctgttcttcattgGAGCAGAGTTTTATCTGCTGACCGTCATGTGCTATGACCGttacgtgtccatctgcaaacccctgcactacgggaccctcctgggcaccagagcttgtgcccacatggcagcagctgcctgggccagtgcctttctccatgctctgctgcacacagccaatacattttccttgcccctgtgccatggcaatgccctgggccagttcttctgtgaaatcccacagatcctcaagctctcctgctcacactctAATCTCAGGGAACTTGGTCTTCTTGCTGTGACTGTCTTTTTGgtatttggttgttttgtgttcattgttttctcctacaTGCAGattttcagggctgtgctgaggatcccctctgagcagggacggcacaaagccttttccacctgcctccctcacctggctgtggtctccCTCTTTGTCAGCACTGGCATTtttgcctacctgaagcccccctccatgtcctccccatccctggatgtggcagtgacagttctgtactcggtggtgcctccagccctgaaccctctcatctacagcctgaggaaccaggagctgaaggctgcagtgtggagactgatgactAGACAATGTAagaaacattaa